The Novosphingobium kaempferiae genome includes a window with the following:
- a CDS encoding anthranilate synthase component II — translation MILVIDNYDSFTWNLVHYVMELGAEVEVVRNDALSAGQAISSGAKGFLISPGPCTPNEAGISLDLVGAAADAGMPLLGVCLGHQSIGQYFGGKVVRGGLMHGKTSPVTHDGTGVFAGLPSPFTATRYHSLIVEDIPETLVVNARSDDGHIMGFRHASLPIHGVQFHPESIATQHGHAMLANFLKACGIDARLPERLVVL, via the coding sequence ATGATCCTCGTCATCGACAATTACGACAGCTTCACCTGGAACCTGGTCCATTACGTGATGGAACTCGGCGCCGAAGTGGAAGTCGTGCGCAACGACGCGCTCAGCGCAGGCCAGGCGATCTCCAGCGGAGCCAAGGGCTTCCTCATTTCGCCCGGCCCCTGCACGCCCAACGAGGCAGGCATCAGCCTCGATCTCGTCGGCGCGGCGGCCGATGCCGGGATGCCGCTGCTGGGCGTCTGCCTCGGCCATCAGTCGATCGGCCAGTATTTCGGCGGCAAGGTCGTGCGCGGCGGTCTGATGCACGGCAAGACCTCTCCGGTCACGCATGACGGAACCGGCGTTTTCGCAGGCCTCCCCTCGCCGTTCACGGCGACGCGCTATCACTCGCTGATCGTCGAGGACATTCCCGAGACGCTTGTCGTCAACGCGCGCTCGGACGACGGTCATATCATGGGCTTCCGCCACGCCAGCCTGCCTATCCACGGCGTCCAGTTCCACCCGGAAAGCATCGCCACCCAGCACGGTCACGCCATGCTCGCGAACTTCCTCAAGGCCTGCGGGATCGACGCCCGGCTTCCGGAACGGCTGGTTGTGCTGTGA